The genomic region AAGGGCGGGGATTACGTCGTCCTGCACTACCTGGGCCCCGAAGACTACGGCATCTGGTATCTGGCCTACGCCTTGGCGACACTCCCGATCATGCAGGTTGTTCACACGGTGGGTGTCGTGACATTCTCTGGTTTCAGCCGGCTAAAAACTGATGTCACCAGACTTCGAACGGCGTTTCTTAAATCTTTTCTTGTCATCGCGACAATCAGCTTTTTTATCTCAATGCTGATTATTGCAATTGCGCAACCTTTCGAGGAGCTTTGTCTCTCAGATGATTATGCCGGAGCTGGTGATCTAATCGAGATCCTCGCTATCTGGGGTCTATCACGCGCACTTGGGGCCGCGAACACCTCTCTTTTTCAAGCTGTTGGGCGCCCTGCTCTCGCCTCGGTCTTCCAGTTTGTCATGCTTGTTCTCGCGGCTATTACTGTTATTCCAGCAGCCACCGCGTTTGGAGCGATAGGAGTTGCCTGGACGTTGGCGTTTGTGGGACTCGCTGTGCAGCCGATGCGTTACCCTCTAACTTGCCGCGATCTGAAGATGCCATCTTCCAACATCTATCTCCGTGTAGGCGCTCCACTGACCGCCGCAATAGCGGGTGTTTCAGCTGCCAAAATACTCACGTTCTTTACGCCCAACCTACATCCCGCAATCCATATTATTCTCACACCTAGCGCAGCTGCCATATCCTTCCTAGTCGTCATGAGTTTGTGGCTAAGGCATACTGGACTGGAGCTTGCCACAGTATTGTCCGAAATTCTTCCAAGGCCACTCAAAAGATGGAGTCCACGACGTGCTGGGTCTAGTTAGAAGATTTGTGCCCCGAAACTTCAAGCTTGCGGCACTCGGCACTGTCGTCCGCTCGCCCTTTCTGACACGCCTTTTCTATCTCTTCTTCAGTGAGTTTTCTCGTGAGTACGCTGCCGTACTCTACGGTCGCCTAGCCCACATCCGCGAAGCAGGCGCAGCCTCTGACGATGGCGCCAAATACACGCTTCGCCGGAACACCCATCGGCTCGAAAAAGGTCTGATCATGCGGCCACGCAGGGATGTGTTTGCCGCAGGCTACATAGGTGAGACCGTCAACATCTACTGCTCTTTGGCCGACGACAATGACGAATCTTCTGCCATGGCCTCGTTGCTTGGTTGGGCTGGTGATGTTCTGCATCGCTACTTCGAGGCGGTTCCAGAGAACGTCAACGAAAAAGTAGACCGCCTCCGAAGGAAATTCCTGGAAACAACACAACGCCACAAACGACCCGTTGGAGAACGCGCCCCCTTCGTCCGGGACCGAGCGCCTCTCAGGATCAATATCGATGACATGCTCGAGCTCGCTAAACGCCGGCGCTCGGTTCGCTGGTATGAGCAAAAACCGGTTCCTCGCGAGATTATCGATCAGGCCATGCTCGTCGGCGGCTACGCGCCTTCAGCCTGCAATAGGCAGCCCTTCGAGTTCCTGGTCTTCGACAAGCCAGAAGATGCTGCGCGCATCGGCTCGATCGCCATGGGCACCGTCGGTTTTGCCCAGAACTTTCCCTGCTTGATCGTCATCGTCGGGCAACTCAGGGCGTTTCCGTTTGAACGCGATCGACATGTCCCTTACATCGATGCCTCCCTCGCAGCTATGGGTTTCCAGTTTGCTCTTGAAGTCCAGGGTGTCAGTTCTTGCTGCATCAACTGGCCTGACATCGAGTGTCGTGAAAAAGCCATGGCTGATGCCCTCGGCCTAGAGCCTGACCAGCGGGTCATCATGCTCATGTCCGTCGGCTACCCCGATCCCGAAGGACGTGTCCCCTTCTCACAGAAAAAAACAGTCGATGAACTGCGGAGCTATCAAACCCCATGATGATCGAGATCCACGGCGCCGCCTTCTCCAACAAAGGTGCCCAACTCATGATCCGCACGGTCATCGACCGTGTCCAGCAGTCGCTTCCCGAGGCTCGCTTCTGTCTCGAAACCGCTAGTGATGCTCAGTATCCGCAGCTTGCTGAGTACGGCCTGCACATGCTCTATCCGCAGGCCTCTTACGACCGTTCGCGGCGGATGCCCTACTACCTTCCTCTGAGTTCACTTGCTGGGCGAATCATTCCTTCGTCATTTGTCCGCCCCTTTGGACTCGTGCGAAGACAGGACACGGACGCCATGATCGATATCTCAGGTTACGCTTTTGGCGACAAGTTCGGAGTCACTAAAGCACGGCTCTTCAACCAGCGTGCTGCGCAATATCGCAGCAGAGGTAAACCCGTCATTCTATTGCCCCAGATGCTTGGACCCTTTGAAAGTCAGGGTTTTCAACCGATCATGGCGCGCATGGTTAGTCAGTCCTCACTTTTGTTTGCTCGCGACCGCATCTCTCTAGACGCCTGCAGAGCCCTGCTCCGCGAGCAAGCCTCACCAATCAAACTAGCACCAGACATCACCATCTTTCGCTCTCCAGGGACTCGCCAGGTCGCCATGCCAGAAGACCCGATGCGAACCGTTGCCCTAGTCCCGAACATCCGCATGCTCGACAAGGGTGATCCTCGCTGGAAAGCCGAGTACGTTCCTCGCCTGACCGCCGCCGGGAAACAGATCCTCGATCGCGGGCTCAATCTCCATATCGTGATCCATGAAACCCGAGGCTCCGACGCTAAGCTCGGCCACCAGCTCAGTGACGCCATCGATCCGATCCGCGTCCCTGTCATCCAATACCAAGACCCGCTCGACCTCAAGGCGTACCTCGGTCACTGCCGCTTCATCATCGCCTCTCGATTCCACGCCGTCGTCGGCGCTCTCTCCTCTGGCGTGCCCGCCCTCGTCATCGGCTGGGCCCACAAGTACGAGATGCTTCTTGAAGATTTCGGCACCCCCGACACCATCCACAACGCCTCGGACCCCGCTGATCACCTGCTCAATCACATCGACCGACTTCTGGATGACTCCCACCGACAGCACGAGCACGAGACCCTGACCCGCCACAAGGCTGATATGAAGCCCGCCAACGACCACATGTGGCAGCAGGTGTTCAACACCCTCGAATGACATGAGCCCGTCGAGCCGTCATAACAGGGCGGTTGGGTAAACCAGACAACCAGGCCAAGCGGGGCAAAATGGAGCCGAAGGGGATCGAACCCTCAACCTCTGCATTGCGAACGCAGCGCTCTCCCAATTGAGCTACGGCCCCTGCGTGTCCCAGAAGATACCCATTCTCAGGCTCGCTTCCAAACTGACGCCCTATTTTCATCGCTCAACCCCAGTTTCTCTTGAATTCTGCCCGTAATGACTTATAAAAGATTAGGGGCACGCGCCCTCGCACCCGGCACTTTCGCCGGGTCTTCTGATTTCACGATGTCCTCAAACGGGAGAAGAGTCTCATGATCACCCATGCTTTCCGTACCGGCGTAGCCATCGCCGCGCTCGGCCTTACCGCCAGTCAGGCGTCCGCTTACCTTCAGGTGTTCCCACAGGCCGATGCCGAACTCGAAGGCGCTCGCTTCTACGACGGTGCTTTCTCCGATGGCACCAACGTCTACTCCGTCTTCCGATCCTCAGCCCCTGGCGACGCCAACGGCTACATCACCAAGTTCGACGGCTCGACCCACTCGTCCGTGATGACGGGCGGCCAATGGAACGCTCTTGGCGCTGGCGACCTTGCAGCCTCTGACGGCGCTCGTGTCATCGGCGGCGAACTCCGCTTTGGCAACTTCTTCACCAACGAGTTTTACGCCGTCGATCTCGGCTCTGGCGCACCTTCAGTCGTGACAACAAACGCAGACCTCAATCTACTTGTTGCCGATAATGCAGCCATCACCGCTGTCCACACGGTCACCGATACTGGCACCATCATCGCTTACGAGTCTCGCACCGACCAGATCGTCGATGAAACCCCTTCGATCATTCTCTCAAGCGCATCGCTGACCTCAGCTACCGGCAACGACACCGTGTCCGGTATGGCTGCAAATGGATCAGACATCATCTGGGGCAGTAATAGTTCTGACGAGCTCTACAGCTACGACGGTGCCGCCGTCTCGACACTCATGACTGAAGCCGAATACACCGCTTTCACCGGCGAGGTTAACCCCGGCTTCAACGACATGACCGTTGGTGCTGACGGCCTGCTGTACTTTTACGACACACGGACCGATTCGATCCTCTCACTCGATCCTGATGCCGCTGTCCCCGCTTCGACCCTCGCCGTCGTCATCTCCGAGGCTGAACTCCTCGCCGGACCCGGGCAGTCCGATCTCATCGGCAACCTCACCTGGTACAA from Phycisphaeraceae bacterium harbors:
- a CDS encoding PEP-CTERM sorting domain-containing protein; the encoded protein is MITHAFRTGVAIAALGLTASQASAYLQVFPQADAELEGARFYDGAFSDGTNVYSVFRSSAPGDANGYITKFDGSTHSSVMTGGQWNALGAGDLAASDGARVIGGELRFGNFFTNEFYAVDLGSGAPSVVTTNADLNLLVADNAAITAVHTVTDTGTIIAYESRTDQIVDETPSIILSSASLTSATGNDTVSGMAANGSDIIWGSNSSDELYSYDGAAVSTLMTEAEYTAFTGEVNPGFNDMTVGADGLLYFYDTRTDSILSLDPDAAVPASTLAVVISEAELLAGPGQSDLIGNLTWYNGGIAWTVTSTSSGRVPGFYSIPEPASAALMGLAALAAFRRR
- a CDS encoding polysaccharide pyruvyl transferase family protein; its protein translation is MMIEIHGAAFSNKGAQLMIRTVIDRVQQSLPEARFCLETASDAQYPQLAEYGLHMLYPQASYDRSRRMPYYLPLSSLAGRIIPSSFVRPFGLVRRQDTDAMIDISGYAFGDKFGVTKARLFNQRAAQYRSRGKPVILLPQMLGPFESQGFQPIMARMVSQSSLLFARDRISLDACRALLREQASPIKLAPDITIFRSPGTRQVAMPEDPMRTVALVPNIRMLDKGDPRWKAEYVPRLTAAGKQILDRGLNLHIVIHETRGSDAKLGHQLSDAIDPIRVPVIQYQDPLDLKAYLGHCRFIIASRFHAVVGALSSGVPALVIGWAHKYEMLLEDFGTPDTIHNASDPADHLLNHIDRLLDDSHRQHEHETLTRHKADMKPANDHMWQQVFNTLE
- a CDS encoding nitroreductase family protein — its product is MPQYCPKFFQGHSKDGVHDVLGLVRRFVPRNFKLAALGTVVRSPFLTRLFYLFFSEFSREYAAVLYGRLAHIREAGAASDDGAKYTLRRNTHRLEKGLIMRPRRDVFAAGYIGETVNIYCSLADDNDESSAMASLLGWAGDVLHRYFEAVPENVNEKVDRLRRKFLETTQRHKRPVGERAPFVRDRAPLRINIDDMLELAKRRRSVRWYEQKPVPREIIDQAMLVGGYAPSACNRQPFEFLVFDKPEDAARIGSIAMGTVGFAQNFPCLIVIVGQLRAFPFERDRHVPYIDASLAAMGFQFALEVQGVSSCCINWPDIECREKAMADALGLEPDQRVIMLMSVGYPDPEGRVPFSQKKTVDELRSYQTP
- a CDS encoding oligosaccharide flippase family protein, with amino-acid sequence MKPVEAMGARMRGGAATLLAGKLFSGALGTLVRIIVLANLLGPTELGLYGAAMLAIGFLEVFTQSGLRQAIIQTEDTSPITLSTAWTIQAVRGMLLGLILWAASPALAAMVNRPDASLPIAVLALAPMLMGFSSIGVNFLERKLQYGRYVLLTTGMSIVELVVAITYAMYSPTVWALVIGRIAACTFYLIFSFVISQTHARPGFSFSKAKELLSYGMWILVSGLIAYALIKGGDYVVLHYLGPEDYGIWYLAYALATLPIMQVVHTVGVVTFSGFSRLKTDVTRLRTAFLKSFLVIATISFFISMLIIAIAQPFEELCLSDDYAGAGDLIEILAIWGLSRALGAANTSLFQAVGRPALASVFQFVMLVLAAITVIPAATAFGAIGVAWTLAFVGLAVQPMRYPLTCRDLKMPSSNIYLRVGAPLTAAIAGVSAAKILTFFTPNLHPAIHIILTPSAAAISFLVVMSLWLRHTGLELATVLSEILPRPLKRWSPRRAGSS